From the genome of Sphingobacteriales bacterium:
TTCAAAATCAAACATCGCCTTATAATAATTTCAGAATAACAGCAGCTTTGTCGGTGAAAATATAGCGTGCTAAGTCTCGCTTTTGGAGGACTATTGTTTAATAAATTTTTGAGCGAAATGATGTTGCCCTTGTCTTATTTTTATAAAATATAAGCCATCGGGCAGGTTAGAAATATCAACGGAGGATTTGTTTTGGGCTTTAATAACGGTTTGACCCCTTGAATTTGCAATTTCAATTTGAGTGTTTTCATCTGAAGGCAGAACAATATTCAGTGCTGTTTCGGCGGGATTTGGAAATACTGCAATAGTCGTTGATTGGGGGTTTATTTCTTCAATATCGGTGGAATTACACATTACGGCATTTAGTTTTTGCCAAATACTATTACATAGTTGTGTCGGCACTTCACTACTTTCTGCTTTATTGCCCATTCTGACAACCACTAAGCCCAAACTTCTTGAAATGCTCAAAATTTGTCCGTTTTTTCCAAGTCCCGCAAACATATCATCGGGAGCAGCAGGTGCATACGAACCCTGAAAAACTATTTGAGAGGTCGGAAGCATATAAGAAGATTTGCCATTGAGCCACCATAAATAGCCATAAGACTTATTCAGATTTTGTGAAGTATGAG
Proteins encoded in this window:
- a CDS encoding T9SS type A sorting domain-containing protein, translated to MSNTADWDTIAPAALGWCLNEIDTLYDYLEQQDTKGFIVLKDGKIVLEKYFGTFTKDSLWYWASAGKTITAFLVGKAQEENYLSLTDTTSTHLGVGWTNSTATQEHKIKISHQLTMTTDTQTKLKTPTGMTGVWVAVDYDNVFFSRARSMARFGLLMQNNCIWNTDTLLRDTAYINQMTHTSQNLNKSYGYLWWLNGKSSYMLPTSQIVFQGSYAPAAPDDMFAGLGKNGQILSISRSLGLVVVRMGNKAESSEVPTQLCNSIWQKLNAVMCNSTDIEEINPQSTTIAVFPNPAETALNIVLPSDENTQIEIANSRGQTVIKAQNKSSVDISNLPDGLYFIKIRQGQHHFAQKFIKQ